Genomic DNA from Chlorocebus sabaeus isolate Y175 chromosome 6, mChlSab1.0.hap1, whole genome shotgun sequence:
CATGGACTGAATCCATTCGGCCCCCActgcacagatggggaaactgaggcctgggagaGTGGAGTGGCTGGCCTCAGGCCACACGGAAAGGTAGAAGCAGTGATGGTGGGGAGGGCAAGGAGGGGGCCCCAGCCCTAGGAGGCACCTGTGTACTATTCTTGAATGATCCCTCCAATCATCAAGCATcgattaagcacctactgtgtacatTATAGCACAATACACATATCAATGACATtgcaagctgggcacagtggttcatgcctataatcctagcactttgggaggccgaagcgggtggatcacttgaggtcagaagtttgagaccaacctggccaagatggtgaaaccctgtctctactaaaactacaaaaagtagtagggcgtggtggcgggcatctgtaatcccagcttctcgggatgctgaggcaggagaatcacttgaggggagggttgcagtgagccgagattgcacccctgcactctagcctgggcgacagagcgagactccatctcaaaacaaacaacaacaacaataattgcAGATGACATTCTGAGTTCTTCTTCTCCATACCGGGCTCCATGCCTCCTGTCTTCTTTATCTGATCCACAGGACCCCTCAACTTTCCTGTAAGGGAGGCTCTATTACCCTGTTTTTCAGAGGAGAAGTAGGGCTCAGAGAGGGTTAGTTactgtccaagatcacacagccagtcaGGACAGAGCCAGGACACAATCCTGTGTCTCTGGCGGTGGCTCCATGGATTCAGCCCCTCTGTTCCCCAGGCCCTGCCTCTTCCAGAACCTCCTGCTCCTCCTGTGGGCCCTGCTGAACTGCGGTTTGGGGGTCAGTGCTCAGGTAAGGGGGGGCATGAGCCCAGGGTGTGGCGAGTGGGCATGGGGACCCAGCCAGCACTGTGGGGTCACCAGCATCTCTCCACCAGGCTGACCTTGCCTCTGTCTCCCCAAGTAGGGTCCGGGTGAGTGGACCCCGTGGGTGTCCTGGACCCGCTGCTCCAGCTCCTGCGGGCGTGGCGTCTCCGTGCGCAGCCGGCGCTGCCTCCGGTGagcgggctggggctgggagggggtccctgcccctcctcccccgCTGGCCCAGCCCGGCCCGTGGCCACACCCTCGGCCTGCCCACACATGCTGTGCCCTTTAATCCCGCTGATCCCACTGGAATGTGGGTGGGGTTGGCGGGGGCAGAGGGTGGAAGGCCAGCCCCAGGAGGGGGTCCCTGGGGGTTCTCACCACACTCTGGCTCCCTGCAGGCTTCCTGGGGAAGACCCGTGCTGGGGAGACTCCCATGAGTACCGCCTCTGCCAGTTGCCAGTAAGTCCTGCCCACCTCTCAGaccacctcccaccccaggctGCCTGAAGCCGGCCACCTGCCCCTTGGGTTGTCCCAGCCTCTGGCTCACCTATCTCTGTCACTAGGACTGCCCCCCAGGAGCTGTGCCCTTCCGAGACCTACAGTGTGCCCTGTACAATGGCCGCCCTGTCCTGGGCACCCAGAAGACCTACCAGTGGGTGCCCTTCCATGGGGGTGAGTAGCCTGGTCTCCTGTGGTCAGAACTGGTCCAGAGTGAACAACTCATTACTCTTAAGGAGAGGGACTTGGAGGGTTGCAAAGAGACAAGGGTATTAGCACTAGGGTTTTGAAGGATATGTAGGAGTTGGTGAAGTGAAACAGAAACAGCATATGTTAGGCGTGAAACAGGGGCAGAGGGAAGCAGGGTTCATGCTGAGGATTCCGACTGAGGATTGACTTAGAGCTGTATCCAGAGGCCAACAGTTCTCAAACTTATCCCAGTAGCAGGAAATGTTGCTGCATTGAGCTGAAAATAGCAAGTTATATAACTATGTGCCCGGGGCAGTGCGCCTCCAGATTTCAGGGAGACAGGCAGCTTCACACGCCATGGGGAAGGCAGACACAGATAGAAGAAAAGCCTAGAATGAACGAAGTGCCATCCATCaacctcatttccttccttctttccctccttttctttcttccttccttccttccttccttccttccctccctccctccctccttccttccttccttctgagaaTTGGAGGAAACCTGCTGTGATCGCACCCTCGCAGAGGCCCACTGGGGCCAGCCCAGGTTCTGTTCCTGGCAGGGTCCACCAGCCAGACTCAGGGAAATGAGAGCCAAAAGGAGCTGGAGAGAAGGAGGAGTGGAAATCAGGGCAGTCAGACTGTGTGTATATGATCAGACAGCCCATTTTTGCCCCACTTCcaggcagaaggggaaactgaggcccagggaggaccAGCGACACACCTCAGTTGTGCGGGACTCAGTCCAGTCAGTACTGGACACACACTTCACTGGGCACTTCCTAGGTGCTTGGGCCAGGTGCtcacatcttttttgtttgtttttttgtttttttgagatggagtctcactctgtcacccaggctggagtacaatggcatgatctcggctcactgaagcctccacctccctggttcaagctattctcctgcctcagcctccgaagtagctggagttataggctcccaccaccaagcccagctaattttttgttgttgtatttttggtagagatggggtctcgccatgttgcccaggctggttttgaactcctggcctaggagatctgcccacctcagcctcccaatgtgctgggattacaggcgtgagccaccgcacctggccttttttaaGGTCATCCATCTGCACACTGATAGAGTTCTTGCTTCTGTATCCTAgagcttagaacagtgtctggaaaGCAGTAGGTGTTCAGTGGAATGAAGAATGAGTAATGGTGTTAAAAATGAATAGTATGTAAGGACTCCTAATATAAAgactatgaatgaatgaatgaatgaatgaatgaatgcagccCCAGGATACTTGCCTGGGAGTCCTAGGTTGCTGGAGGCAGAGCACCTACGgtccagtcctggctctgcctcagcctcaatgTGTGGCTTTAGCTGAATCTCTGGGCTTCATCTGCCCAAGGTGATGGTTGCCTGATGAAGTTTGGTAGAGGGGGCCTGGAACTCGAATAGGGGTCCCCGGCCCACTGACTCCTCCTGCCCTCAGCGCCCAACCAGTGTGACCTCAACTGCCTGGCCGAGGGGCACGCCTTCTACCACAGCTTCGGCCGCGTCCTGGATGGCACCGCCTGCAGTCCGGGTGCCCAAGGCGTCTGTGTGGCTGGACGCTGCCTTGTAAGGACTGGCCAGGCCCCGCCCGAGCCCCACCCTACCTTCCACTCAGGCTCCACCCACAGCCTCCTCCCTAGGctccacctccaccctcccaTTAGCCTCCACCCCTTCCCTAGACtccaccccttcccctccccttccaagCCTCGCCCCCAGCCCCAGCTTAGGCACCAACTCCCTGGGCACCACGcccatcctcctccctccaggCCCTGCTCCTCCCTAGGCTCCACCCCCATCTTCCCTCGGGGCCTTGTCCTCTTGCTCCCAGGCACTGCCTTTGCCCCAGGTCCTGGCCCTCCCAGTGTCAGTGACACCGCGCCTGTCCTTCACCCTTTAGAGCCCCGGCTGTGATGGGTTGCTAGGCTCGGGTGCCCTAGAGGACCGCTGCGGCCGCTGTGGAGGCGCCAACGATTCGTGCCTTTTCGTGCAGCGCGTGTTTCGTGACGCCGGTGACTGCCTGCCCCGTCCTCCCTGCACGCGTCAGAGCGGGCCCTTTAACAAGCTGTGGCCCGGAAGCAAATTTCCATGCTGATTGGCCAGTGTGCGGCCCAGCCCCCCTTTCTCCTCATCCTGATTGGCTACTGACAGATTGTCCCGCCCTTCCCCAGAACAGATGGGGTTTTAACACTTTCCCTGCCACACTGAAGCAATAGTAATTGTAACTCCAACCGTTTACAGAGGGTTTTCCGGTTCCCAGGACCCTGGCTAGCTGTCTTACCCTCAGTAGCTCATTTCATCTTCAAGTCATCGCTCAAATACACCCCCACTGGCACCCCAAAACCCTTTTACCCTCCCACCCAGGTGCCTTCGCTGGGTACTGGAACGTGACCCTGATCCCCGAGGGCGCTAGACACATCCGCGTGGCACACCGGAGCCGCAACCACCTGGGTATCCTAGGGTGTGAGGCGGGAGGCACCCTGCAGGCTGCCCGTGGGCCGTTGTCCCCgtttacagatggggagactgaggcctgaGGAGGGGACCCCAGGGTCTGGGAGACGAGACGGACAGGTTCCTGAGCGCTGACTGTTCCCTTGCAGCACTGATGGGGGGCGATGGGCGCTACGTGCTTAACGGGGACTGGGTGGTCAGCCCGCCGGGGACCTACGAGGCGGCCGGCACCCATGTGGTCTACACCCGTGACGCAGGGCCCCAGGAGACATTGCAAGCAGCCGGGCCCACCTCCCACAACCTGCTCCTACAGGTGCCACCGGGCCTCCAAGAGGGTGAGAGGGGGGAGGCTGGTGAGAGAGGGTCAGAGGGGGGAAGTTGGGGACAAGGTCGGACAGGGGAGGCTGGTGACAGGGTCATGGGAGTTTGGTGACAGGGTGTCAGAGGGGGTCGGATGGGAACAGAGGGTCAGACAGGGGAGGCTGGGGACAAGGTCAAAGGGGGTCAGCTGGGGACAGTGTCAGAGGGATAAGGCTGGTGACAGGTTTAGAGGGGGGCGGTTGGGGACAGGGTCAGAGGGGGAAGTCTGGTGACAGAGGGTCAGAGGGGGTTGGCTGCGGACGGGGGTGGGACGCTGGGGACAGAGGGTCAGAGTGAGGGTGACTGGGGCCAGAAGGGGGAGTCTGGGGTCAGAGGGGATCAGCTGGGGACAGAGCATcagaggagggaggctgaggacagaCAGGGTCAAAGCGGGGAGGCTGGGGTCATAGGATCAGAGGGAGGAGGCAACCCCGGCCTCTGGTGAAGCTCCCTGTGCGCCCTCCCCTGCTCCAGGTCCTCCTGCAGGAGCCCAACCCCGGCATCGAGTTTGAGTTCTGGCTCCCTCAGGAGCGCTACAGCCCCTTCCAGGCTCGGGTGCAGGCCCTGGGCTGGCCCCTGCGGCAGCCGCagccccgggaggtggagcctcAGCCCCCCGCAGCCCCTGCTGTCATCCCTGCACGGACCCCAACCCTGGCCCCAGGTGAGGTGGGGACAGCCAGGGTGGGGAATGAGTGGGGGCTGAGGCCTCTGCCCCTCACAGCACCGCCCACCCCACAGACCCCTGCCCACCCTGCCCTGACACCCGAGGCCGCGCCCACCGACTGCTCCACTATTGCGGCAGTGACTTTGGTGAGACCCCTGACCCCTACTCTCACTTAGCCCTTACTAACCTGGCCTCCTGCTGACCTCTGACCCTAATCTGACTTTACCCTTGACCCTTTCTTCTGACCCTAATTTGCCTCTTGACCCTAACCACTCATTGATCCCTCACGTGATCCTGACTCCAGTCCCTATAGATCCCGAGGTCCCACCTGACCCTCAGCCCCTCTTCTGGCAATGTGGGTGGGGCGTGGAGATTTGCGCAGAGTTGAGCAGCCAGCCAGCTCAGCATGACCCCCAACAGTGTTCCAGGCCCGAGTGCTGGGCCACCACCGCCAGGCCCAGGAGACCCGCTACGAGGTACGCATACAGCTCGTCTACAAGAACCGCTCGCCACTGCGGGCCCGCGAGTACGTGTGGGCGCCAGGCCACTGCCCCTGCCCGATGCTGGCACCCCACCGGGACTACCTGCTGGCTGTCCAGCGCCTTGTGAGCCCCAACGGCACACAGGACCGGCTGCTGCTGCCCCATGCTGGCTACGCCCGGCCCTGGAGCCCCGCGGAGGACAGCCGCATACGCCTGACTGCCCGACGCTGTCCTATCTGAGCCCCCGAAGGAGCCCTGGCCACACACAGCAAGAAAGATACATCTGACCAGTCTCAACGTCAGCGTATTTCCCCTCTCACCCTGGCTTCCAGGCAGCTCTGACATATGTCCCACCTGTGCAGCTATGTGACTCCCTCCCGCACACACTTAGACACCTCTGCATGCAGTTGGAGTCACTGTCACAAGCCGGCAGGCACTGGTGAGGAGACACTGAAGAGACTCTGACTTGTATTTCGCTTCTCTCcttggctgccaggaagctccTAGCTATTTATACTCAGAAAGTTTAACTCTGCTTTCATTCTCTTTGCGTCACACTCACTTTGAGACACTGTCATGAACGAGCATGACACCCTGCTGCCCTGGGTACGCGGAAACTCATCTGTTTAATTCCCAGACACTGTGCTGTCTCTCCTCTCTGCTACTCACACTCACCCTCGTGTGTCAAGAGCAGAGACACTGTCACAAACAGGCATGCCCCTTAGAAGACATGCCTAACCAGGCACTGTAACGTACCAATTTCCCCTTTTCCCCTGGCTACTGGGAAACTCAGAGACAATCTTTCCAGCCTCAGCATCTCTGGCTGGATTTCTGCCCATCAATATGctcacccctcccctcctcttttttttttttgtttgagacacagccttgttttgtcacctagactgaagtgcagtggtgcaatcattgctcactgcagcctcgaattcctgggctcaagcgatcctcccacctcagcctccacagcagctggagctacaggtgtgaatcaccatgcccggctaccttttaaattttttgtagagagggggtcttgctatgttgcccacactgttCTCCAACtactggcttcaaatgatcctcctgcctcagcctcccaaagcactggaatttcaggcatgcaCTATCATACTGGCTGTTCACCCCCCTTTtattcctctttaatttttacaagcacttttaaaaaaattactttaagttctgggatacatgtgcagaatgtgcaggtttattacattagtatccatgtgccatggtggtttgctgcacccatcaacccgtcatctaggttttaagccccacatgcattaggtatttgtcctaatgctctccctccccttggcccccaccccacaaaggacccggtgtgtgatgttccccttcctgtgtccatgtgttctcgttgttcaactcccacttatgagtgagaacaagcggtgtttggttttcagttcctgtgttagtttgctgagaacgatggcgtccagcttcgtccatgtccctggaaaggacatgaactcattcttttttatggctgcagagcactttttttttttttttttttttggagacggagtctcgctctgccacccaggctggagtgcagtggccggattgcagctcactgcaagctccgcctcctgggtttactgcgttctcctgcctcagcctcccgagtagctgggactacaggcgccgccaccatgcctggctagttttttttttttttttttttttttgtattttttagtagagacggggtttcaccgtgttagccaggatggtctcgatctcctgaccttccgatccgcccgtctcggcctcccaaagtgctgggattacaggcttgagctaccgcacccggcctgtagcactttttttttaagcaccCCCATCACATGCAGTCGGTCAGAGACTCAGGGACGCGCCGGTAGAACCCCGTCTCCATTTTGCTCATGGACAGGCACACATGTTCACGCGCACCCCACCCCTCCTCCCGGTCCAGCCTCACCTCCTCCCTGCACATCTGACCCTGTGTGGGGTGAGGTCAGGGAATAGATGAGGATAGGAGCAGGTGGGGAATGAATGGAGCTTTGATAGGTCCTGAGCTTCCCCCAACTGCCACATACTTTCTCAGGCCCACCCTGGGAGCCCCTCCCCAGCTGAGGAGGTAGGTGAGAGCCGCTGCTGTCTGTGGGCTGCCAGCCCGCTGTGTTCTTCTGCAACCAGGAGGGCCGACATGGGCTGTGTGTGTGCTAGGGGGTGTCACGAGTTCACTCAGTAAACCCTCCCCTATGGGGTGCCAACCCTCTGCCTCTCACTCCTGATGGATGGCTCACGCTGCCACCTGGGACAAACCGCTCTGTGTGGGACCAGTGGTTGCATTTCTCTCTGGGGCCTGGGATGCCTGGGGTCCGTGGGTTCCCACCGACCACTGGGCACGGACAAGCTGCCCCCACCAGGCagggagcagccagagagaatgaAGGGCAAGGAGGCTGCTGAGGCAGAGGGAGTCGGCGAGGGGTGCAGGACATCGGTGGACTCGGCCCCTGATCTTGCAGGTGaccccaggccaggtgcagcccctctctggcctcagtttccccctcagTGAATGGCGCCCTCGAAACCCCTCCCAGCTCTGACATGGGAGTTACTCTTTCCTGGAGCCCTTCCCTAGCCCCCTTTCTTCCTTCAGACATTTCTGCAGCAAGTGCTTATTGAACACCGACGGCATACCAAGGACCCAGCGCAGCCTGGGACGGCCGGCGCTTCAGTGATGCGGTGCCTTCTGTGATTGACATCTGCAGCAAGCGCTGCCGGCCGGGGTCCCAGGAGCTCCCCAGCCAAGGGCCGCGGGTACTGCAGGGCTGCGTGGGGCCGCAGTGCCCCCTGGCGGCAGGATGGGGCATGAAGGGACTCCGTGCGCGCCGCGTGGCTTGCAGCCCAGGTGCCCTGAGCCCACTTCCGCGTGGGCACTCGCTTCCCCGTGGACGCGGGCCCCTCTCGCAGGCCTCCTCGTGACAGCACTGGCTCCTGAGGCCACTGTCGGTGCCTGCCGGGCCCCCACTGCCCTCCCTCCCCAACTAGTCTGCAAGGCTGTCCCCTCTCCCCGGCTGTGGTTTGGGGTGTGCCAGGGAATGGAGGTTTCAGGTCTCTCTCCGACATTGCCCTGGCGCCTGGATCTCAGACAGTCACCCTGGGGGCTGCCCAACACGCCAGGGGAGCTGACACTCAGAGGGTTTCCTCAACAGGGACCCCAGGCTGTGCCTGAGACCAGGGAGAAACACGCATGAGGCTGTCCCACAGTCCCCACCACCAGGAGCACGCCATTCCTAGTGGGCGAGAGGACCCCAGCATGATTTGAAAATGACGACATTGTTTCCAGTAAGAACCACGTAACAATAACAATCGGCAATAAACGGTCTCCAGATTTGCGCTTTAGCTTTAAAGCCAACTAGTGAACGTTCTGgtatctttgttatttttgttttttagagccagggtctgactgtgtctcccaggctggattgcaacgatgccatcatagctcaccgcagcctccacctcccgggctccagtgatcctcctgactaAGCCTCcggtgtagctaggactacaggtgcatgccaccatgtgtggctgatttttcttttattttgggtaCAGAGGGTGTCTCTCTATGTTGCGAAgactagtcttgaattcctggccttaagcgaatctcctgtctcagcatcctaaagcgctggattacaggtgtcagtcacgGCACTCGGCTGCCactctttcctccttttatttatttttatttattttttgagacggagttttgctcttgtcgcccaggctggagtgcaatggcgcaatcttggctcactgcaacctctgccttccgggttcaagtgattctcctgcctcagcctcctgagtagccgggattacaggcacctgccaccatgcctggctaattttatatttttagtagagacagggtttcaccatttggccaggctggtctttaactcctgacctcaggtgatctgctcacctcagcctcccaaagagctgggattacaggcatgagccaccgagcccagcctccATTTACCGTTttaggccagctgtggtggctcatgcctataatcccaacactttgtgaagctaaggcaggagaattgcttgagtccaggaggtcgagactacagtgagctgtggttgcactgttgcattccagcctgggtcacagagtgaaaCCC
This window encodes:
- the ADAMTSL5 gene encoding ADAMTS-like protein 5 isoform X1, which codes for MGKLRPGRVEWLASGHTERPCLFQNLLLLLWALLNCGLGVSAQGPGEWTPWVSWTRCSSSCGRGVSVRSRRCLRLPGEDPCWGDSHEYRLCQLPDCPPGAVPFRDLQCALYNGRPVLGTQKTYQWVPFHGAPNQCDLNCLAEGHAFYHSFGRVLDGTACSPGAQGVCVAGRCLSPGCDGLLGSGALEDRCGRCGGANDSCLFVQRVFRDAGAFAGYWNVTLIPEGARHIRVAHRSRNHLALMGGDGRYVLNGDWVVSPPGTYEAAGTHVVYTRDAGPQETLQAAGPTSHNLLLQVLLQEPNPGIEFEFWLPQERYSPFQARVQALGWPLRQPQPREVEPQPPAAPAVIPARTPTLAPDPCPPCPDTRGRAHRLLHYCGSDFVFQARVLGHHRQAQETRYEVRIQLVYKNRSPLRAREYVWAPGHCPCPMLAPHRDYLLAVQRLVSPNGTQDRLLLPHAGYARPWSPAEDSRIRLTARRCPI
- the ADAMTSL5 gene encoding ADAMTS-like protein 5 isoform X4; this translates as MGKLRPGRVEWLASGHTERPCLFQNLLLLLWALLNCGLGVSAQGPGEWTPWVSWTRCSSSCGRGVSVRSRRCLRLPGEDPCWGDSHEYRLCQLPDCPPGAVPFRDLQCALYNGRPVLGTQKTYQWVPFHGGAFAGYWNVTLIPEGARHIRVAHRSRNHLALMGGDGRYVLNGDWVVSPPGTYEAAGTHVVYTRDAGPQETLQAAGPTSHNLLLQVLLQEPNPGIEFEFWLPQERYSPFQARVQALGWPLRQPQPREVEPQPPAAPAVIPARTPTLAPDPCPPCPDTRGRAHRLLHYCGSDFVFQARVLGHHRQAQETRYEVRIQLVYKNRSPLRAREYVWAPGHCPCPMLAPHRDYLLAVQRLVSPNGTQDRLLLPHAGYARPWSPAEDSRIRLTARRCPI
- the ADAMTSL5 gene encoding ADAMTS-like protein 5 isoform X3, which codes for MGKLRPGRVEWLASGHTERPCLFQNLLLLLWALLNCGLGVSAQGPGEWTPWVSWTRCSSSCGRGVSVRSRRCLRLPGEDPCWGDSHEYRLCQLPDCPPGAVPFRDLQCALYNGRPVLGTQKTYQWVPFHGAPNQCDLNCLAEGHAFYHSFGRVLDGTACSPGAQGVCVAGRCLSPGCDGLLGSGALEDRCGRCGGANDSCLFVQRVFRDAALMGGDGRYVLNGDWVVSPPGTYEAAGTHVVYTRDAGPQETLQAAGPTSHNLLLQVLLQEPNPGIEFEFWLPQERYSPFQARVQALGWPLRQPQPREVEPQPPAAPAVIPARTPTLAPDPCPPCPDTRGRAHRLLHYCGSDFVFQARVLGHHRQAQETRYEVRIQLVYKNRSPLRAREYVWAPGHCPCPMLAPHRDYLLAVQRLVSPNGTQDRLLLPHAGYARPWSPAEDSRIRLTARRCPI
- the ADAMTSL5 gene encoding ADAMTS-like protein 5 isoform X2; protein product: MGKLRPGRVEWLASGHTERPCLFQNLLLLLWALLNCGLGVSAQGPGEWTPWVSWTRCSSSCGRGVSVRSRRCLRLPGEDPCWGDSHEYRLCQLPDCPPGAVPFRDLQCALYNGRPVLGTQKTYQWVPFHGAPNQCDLNCLAEGHAFYHSFGRVLDGTACSPGAQGVCVAGRCLSPGCDGLLGSGALEDRCGRCGGANDSCLFVQRVFRDAGAFAGYWNVTLIPEGARHIRVAHRSRNHLALMGGDGRYVLNGDWVVSPPGTYEAAGTHVVYTRDAGPQETLQAAGPTSHNLLLQVLLQEPNPGIEFEFWLPQERYSPFQARVQALGWPLRQPQPREVEPQPPAAPAVIPARTPTLAPGPSAGPPPPGPGDPLRGTHTARLQEPLATAGPRVRVGARPLPLPDAGTPPGLPAGCPAPCEPQRHTGPAAAAPCWLRPALEPRGGQPHTPDCPTLSYLSPRRSPGHTQQERYI